In Naumovozyma castellii chromosome 1, complete genome, one DNA window encodes the following:
- the PET122 gene encoding Pet122p (ancestral locus Anc_8.205) produces the protein MIMVAHKQVVGRSRRFLTTASKNKILCNCLNRNFDLALKEIRAVPTTEMDHHLIQTCLIRSCYWGHIASVDYIWYKYVMQLHSLVIRPELLCDIGNLAIQEEKYFLPEHIYMYYKTVYGNNAQGLRWEDEYKLLKNKMEGFAKGTMEKTTFKEKWKVFLEDLDNYLPKDTVFRVRDFPYLTKSVVGAADSDLLYSILFNENKLTIANPSTLTLLLNMILLQSEWAIEFRISTFKKFLSVYKSLNADYRDSLLILFHECQGNAYRLSEVTKYVEDTLKGYDLVSLQARFG, from the coding sequence atgATAATGGTGGCTCACAAACAAGTGGTGGGGAGAAGCAGGAGGTTTCTTACGACTGCCTCGAAGAACAAGATACTGTGCAATTGTCTGAATAGAAACTTTGACTTGGcattgaaggaaataaGGGCCGTTCCAACCACCGAGATGGATCATCATTTGATTCAAACATGTCTAATACGAAGTTGTTATTGGGGTCATATCGCGTCTGTAGATTATATCTGGTATAAATATGTGATGCAATTGCATTCGTTGGTGATCAGACCTGAGTTATTATGTGATATAGGGAACTTGGCAATCCAGGAAGAGAAATACTTCCTCCCTGAACATATTTACATGTATTATAAGACTGTTTATGGCAATAATGCTCAGGGGCTACGATGGGAGGATGAATACaagttgttgaagaacaagatggAAGGTTTCGCTAAGGGGACCATGGAGAAAACTACGTTTAAAGAGAAATGGAAGGTTTTTCTCGAGGATCTGGACAATTATCTTCCGAAAGACACCGTTTTTAGAGTCAGGGATTTTCCTTATTTGACCAAGAGTGTAGTTGGAGCTGCTGATTCTGATCTGCTGTACTCGATTTtattcaatgaaaataaaCTGACCATTGCTAATCCATCAACATTGACTTTGTTGTTGAACATGATCCTTCTACAGTCAGAATGGGCCATTGAATTTCGAATATCCACGTTCAAGAAGTTCCTCAGTGTATataaatcattaaatgCGGATTACCGGGACAGCTTACTGATACTATTCCATGAATGCCAGGGCAATGCCTATCGATTATCCGAGGTGACCAAGTATGTAGAAGACACATTGAAGGGATATGATTTGGTCTCATTGCAGGCGAGGTTTGGTTGA
- the NCAS0A03830 gene encoding 2-aminoadipate transaminase (ancestral locus Anc_8.204) has translation MSMDAPAAINFFKGHPAFRLLPNKEILEATTELLTPATRPYDADTENRHPLTYGSDLGALWVREQIARFNNEKIFHVNHTKPEFLNLTSGASYGILNVLLQTSLPHTGYTKQAFIVTPTYFLINDCFIDAGFGGKLTAIDETMGDEYDLNLELLETNLKSFAEEEDEKESISCIQRDKIGVENKKIYRFVMYCVPTFSNPSGNTYSLKTKLKLIELARRYDMLIISDDVYDLLDYEQFLDVLPHVPKRFVHLDRETSTHPENSFGNTLSNATFSKIIAPGLRFGYTESISNKLVLQLSRGGANTSGGTPSQLNSMIVGTMLKNGLVDKVLHNLRQTYKERSVVMYESIKRWLPRKTQCQLQKGGYFTWITLPLGYDAVEIGKMLNDKYQVVLANGSNFEVIGNERKWGERSVRLSISFLETQDIRAGIKAWGSVCQEYASEHGLIF, from the coding sequence ATGAGTATGGATGCACCCGCTGccatcaatttctttaaggGACACCCAGCTTTTCGCCTGCTTCCCAATAAGGAGATCCTAGAGGCTACCACCGAGTTGTTAACGCCTGCAACAAGACCTTACGATGCTGACACTGAAAACAGACACCCATTGACGTATGGTTCTGATTTGGGGGCCCTTTGGGTGCGTGAGCAGATTGCTCGATTCAATAATGAGAAGATCTTCCATGTCAATCATACTAAACCGGAATTCCTTAATTTGACGTCAGGTGCATCGTATGGGATATTGAATGTGCTGTTGCAGACAAGTTTACCACATACTGGGTACACCAAACAGGCATTCATTGTGACACCAACTTActttttaattaatgattGTTTCATTGATGCTGGATTTGGTGGGAAATTGACTGCCATCGACGAAACTATGGGAGATGAATATGATCTAAACTTAGAGTTACTGGAGACTAACTTGAAATCTTTtgcagaagaagaggatgagAAGGAGAGTATTAGTTGTATTCAAAGAGATAAAATCGGGGtagaaaataagaaaatttaCAGGTTCGTCATGTATTGTGTTCCCACTTTTTCTAATCCATCAGGGAACACTTATTCGTTAAAGacaaaattaaaattaatagaGTTGGCAAGACGATATGATATGTTAATCATATCTGATGATGTTTATGATTTATTAGATTATGAGCAGTTCCTCGACGTGCTCCCTCATGTGCCGAAGAGATTTGTTCATTTGGACAGAGAAACAAGTACTCATCCAGAAAATTCATTTGGGAATACTTTATCCAATGCAACTTTCTCCAAGATCATTGCACCTGGATTGAGATTTGGATATACTGAATCAATTTCGAACAAATTGGTGTTGCAATTATCCAGAGGTGGTGCAAATACATCCGGTGGTACACCATCGCAACTCAATTCTATGATTGTTGGAACCATGCTTAAAAATGGATTAGTGGATAAAGTGTTACACAACCTGAGACAAACTTATAAGGAAAGAAGTGTGGTAATGTATGAATCCATTAAGAGATGGCTACCGCGTAAAACTCAATGTCAATTACAGAAAGGTGGATATTTCACTTGGATTACATTACCCCTGGGCTACGATGCAGTGGAGATTGGAAAGATGTTAAATGACAAGTACCAAGTGGTATTGGCTAATGGAAGCAATTTTGAAGTCATTGGTAATGAAAGAAAGTGGGGCGAACGGTCCGTGAGACTCTCCATCAGTTTCCTTGAGACGCAAGATATCAGAGCAGGCATTAAAGCCTGGGGCAGTGTATGCCAAGAGTATGCGTCAGAACATGGCCTTATCTTCTAG
- the BEM2 gene encoding GTPase-activating protein BEM2 (ancestral locus Anc_8.207): protein MKSLLWSSRSRKSSNASKTGASTSNANTKTGSTQSLPMTNSTSSLSGTPPSTHNLSQYLHKQHRHPSHHTHRTKSRHNSESNLSMDNSDDPSTKRKGSVVSSLSHTRHSSVYPSEQHSKSTRSINSTLREDSASILSEDISSIPSHKSTTDEIQSSSKTSQNLRPSSFSPIRNSVIPDLSSPMNKNISMTNSSLDSDPTLNVSTKNVVHLNSENYDNTVFKVGWVNKSHGKIVKNPSARSDSNSNKSINRESRFYDSSSISESIQENKEFNDSNRRASVISESQMVVPDYRLYRAQLKGCILSLYRSGVSSSIKYFDPTLPSPTDMSDNHLSDDSPSSTRQSSHEENTKSIPKNISKTPVQLSYLSEVYPHPDLKLNSDGHIIGGTVESICHSILFSKIDTGTIKSDDPNKHSLKVQKNIINLLLILPLLNHFIKFLLVFNQYGLTFTRHSSKLTNYSSQFHNVSPKVDDTLTERLALVVKTVLDVFPGFLLDDQIIQTTIALLETISLHDDEISNTLKIALANKHNELNKLTSFSKMPTAGIRSTNNTIPSITDKNITLNAILRVDKFLDTDIKTFASDIHQINLTFDKIWAPRFDYSLLYDSKYIDSSITALNPLVFNNDKNLHFIGRLLICHLFPSNQKTLNAELSAKILTKWVQIGCRFEQLGDMVSWLALATIICSIPILRLSSAWQYVPESILRVIFKEWIPTIVQLDRRHMSSKSTSSVFILAPPNLDDPYIRSNVISYFGDLIIHGDDLPSDTKFKYLEKKINRTKNAFHKWQQRLQAVNNSKSENSKLKSGENQNVTTIDSPIYQFWKYHLSQPALNIKNLMDLSLKFEPPTVDPKIYATVGSQRSSLLSGSYLPILFNELFPSYSLFPKKSLIGAAGASTPKAPPPRSSARLSKITTISEPMPIISNSPRLTTSQDLDDKKITGIGDIDGPVVKEMSCKQSNKQILMKSIRDVLNIDMDLFHISEDLVFKSIYDLDGKSRPVSMVIETPKRFSQQSTTLLFPNTGSNPTSKDSTDRLSKSLESMDFFSNIGKVSETFKESVVHVVLKSSSLDRIFDLLVLTANVFSKLIDTKDLENYYYREMQRQPRSNNGETNERNAGLLDYAFVKLTMDSETFTETFFNTYKSFTTTVDVLASLAKRYIGAKSCAYSIEQIVDTHSENKTNNEYTLGSSLLDSEFPVWDNKVQDDANINLIYMAKIQIGAAEAIFHLIKNHYADFTDDLTCNTTFLDILKIMEQEVTIEWPTKVSELKSSTESSEEQIAEIELHVKTLLNLFEGIKSSYQKQVYRPTGVSKIQRKVIDELKAFNNISLTEFSKTLKSSELNDSMVADFQKLKYNDYTGIMEWVYLLDKIIAEKLKLVTKHEWFIVIQELELVSHKSLVAFFSYPSHVTYNNQMKAGSFQLKDLEIQSLFTWISTLTLDGADANDVLLMEKLPKSVQLVIKLHNSLSTFFVTEIASLEKTYRERLQTCSTILQILNYARWKNGFLDLFQSTPAEENDSICPHIPSFIETALSEAIMTPESRYFEHSWKMAHSMLCAPHSNPTLRNVTEILENIDVKHLKSFVELDSSFLSTRKNLSPCIGWFISRLQEISQFVPNMSISNSKLINFDKRRFTNNIIANVLDLIPYTDGKDLEVNFGKSLFNNYEDINKSFRKHAKIIAATESKMIKYQEVGLFNELLVQEVEKVKREQRKLELLCIQERDTKHSAILQQVINRKNRDSIIIPSSQNNSHLTNSSTTSLISHSSSTSSHVGATSNRNKRVSTASLNPRASVVPTSNHNGVGKKIGGFFRRPFSIGGFNSSGSNYSLNNILQQEVQSNKSIVPSLLPVIESNGLQDVKPVLSIKTFEIKSIVEIMNHRKIPAYYYSFKIIMQDGSDHTIQAVSATDSNEWIKMIKASKRYSFHSKKFKGKTHNKIFGVPLEDVCEREGTVIPTIVVKILEEIELRGLDEVGLYRIPGSVGSINALKNAFDEEGAVNNTFTLEDDRWFEVNAIAGCFKMYLRELPDSLFSNEKVKDFTNLALRFKAGELDVEQYRGEMTQLLNMLPVCYYQTMKRIIHHLNKVHQHVNNNRMDASNLAIVFSMSFIDQEDLANSMGSTLGAIQTILQHFIKNPGDFFI, encoded by the coding sequence ATGAAGAGTCTACTCTGGTCTTCCAGGAGTAGGAAAAGCTCCAATGCTTCTAAGACAGGTGCTAGCACATCAAATGCAAATACAAAGACGGGCTCAACACAATCTTTACCAATGACGAATTCTACCTCATCGTTATCTGGTACGCCGCCATCAACACATAATCTATCACAGTATTTACATAAGCAACATCGTCATCCGTCTCATCACACGCACCGCACTAAATCTCGTCACAACTCAGAATCGAATCTTTCCATGGACAATTCTGATGATCCAAGTACTAAGAGGAAGGGATCTGTTGTGTCTTCTCTTTCACATACAAGACATAGTAGTGTCTACCCATCTGAGCAACATTCCAAATCAACAAGAAGTATAAATTCCACTCTACGTGAAGATTCAGCATCTATTCTATCAGAGGATATATCGAGTATTCCTAGTCATAAATCAACGACAGATGAAATACAATCTAGCTCGAAGACTAGCCAGAATTTGAGACCCAGTTCGTTTTCACCTATAAGAAATTCTGTGATTCCTGATCTTTCTTCCCCAATGAATAAGAATATAAGCATGACAAATAGTTCTTTAGATTCAGATCCCACTTTGAATGTCTCCACTAAAAACGTTGTTCATTTGAATAGTGAAAATTATGATAATACCGTCTTTAAAGTTGGATGGGTTAACAAATCACATGGGAAAATTGTCAAGAACCCCAGCGCAAGATCAGACagtaatagtaataaatcaattaatagAGAAAGCCGATTCTAcgattcttcatcaataagCGAGAGCATACAGGAAAATAAGGAATTCAATGATTCAAACAGAAGGGCTAGTGTTATATCTGAATCACAAATGGTTGTACCTGATTATAGACTTTATAGGGCACAATTGAAAGGTTGTATCCTAAGTTTATATAGAAGTGGCGTAAGTAGCAGCATAAAATACTTCGATCCTACTTTACCATCACCGACAGATATGTCTGATAATCATTTGAGTGATGATTCTCCTTCATCGACGAGACAATCATCGCATGAAGAAAACACTAAATCTATACcgaaaaatatttcaaagacGCCCGTTCAATTATCTTATTTAAGTGAGGTTTACCCTCATCCTGATTTGAAACTGAACTCAGATGGTCATATTATCGGTGGTACTGTTGAAAGTATATGCCACTcgatattattttccaagattGACACAGGAACCATAAAATCTGATGATCCAAATAAGCATAGTTTAAAGgttcaaaaaaatataataaatctaTTACTAATCCTTCCTCTTTTGAAtcattttattaaattcttaCTGGTCTTTAATCAATATGGATTAACGTTTACAAGGCATAGCTCAAAATTAACAAACTATTCCTCCCAATTCCATAATGTTTCCCCTAAAGTAGATGACACATTAACAGAGAGGTTAGCCTTAGTAGTGAAAACTGTATTGGATGTGTTTCCTGGGTTCCTTTTGGATGaccaaataattcaaacaaCAATTGCATTACTTGAAACTATTTCCTTAcatgatgatgaaatatcaaataCATTGAAAATTGCATTAGCAAATAAacataatgaattaaacaaattaacATCATTCAGCAAGATGCCAACAGCTGGGATCCGTTCCACAAATAATACTATTCCATCAATAACTgacaaaaatataacattAAATGCCATATTGAGAGTTGATAAATTCCTTGATACCGATATTAAGACTTTTGCAAGTgatattcatcaaattaatttaaCATTTGACAAGATTTGGGCCCCAAGATTTGATTATTCTTTACTTTATGATtccaaatatattgataGCAGCATAACAGCATTAAATCCACTCGTGTTTAATAACGATAAAAACCTGCATTTCATAGGCCGATTGCTCATATGCCATTTATTCCCATCCAATCAAAAGACTTTAAACGCTGAATTATCAGCCAAGATATTAACGAAATGGGTACAAATTGGTTGTCGTTTTGAACAATTGGGTGATATGGTATCATGGCTAGCATTAGCCACAATTATTTGTTCCATTCCAATACTGCGGCTATCATCCGCGTGGCAATATGTACCTGAATCAATACTGAGAgtcattttcaaagaatggATCCCTACAATTGTTCAATTAGATAGAAGGCACATGTCTTCCAAATCTACAAGTAGTGTATTCATTTTAGCACCTCCAAATTTAGATGATCCATATATTCGTTCTAATGTCATATCCTACTTTGGTGATTTAATTATACATGGAGATGATTTGCCATCAGAtacaaaattcaaatatttggagaaaaaaataaatcgTACCAAGAATGCATTCCATAAATGGCAACAAAGATTGCAAGCGGTGAATAATTCTAAAAGTGAGAACTCAAAACTAAAAAGTGGTGAAAATCAAAACGTTACAACCATTGATAGTCCTATTTAccaattttggaaatacCACCTCTCACAACCAGCTCTaaatatcaagaatttGATGGATCTAAGTTTAAAGTTTGAGCCACCAACAGTGGACCCAAAAATATATGCTACCGTCGGTTCACAAAGAAGTTCATTGTTGAGTGGTAGTTATTTACCCAtattattcaatgaattatttCCAAGCTATTCTctatttccaaaaaaatcGTTAATTGGCGCAGCCGGTGCTTCCACACCGAAGGCTCCACCTCCAAGATCGTCCGCTCGTTTATCCAAAATTACAACAATTAGCGAGCCAATGCCCATTATATCCAATTCTCCAAGATTAACCACTTCTCAAGATTTAGATGATAAGAAAATTACAGGTATTGGCGATATAGATGGTCCCGTAGTTAAAGAAATGTCATGCAAACAATCGAACAAACAAATCTTAATGAAATCCATTAGAGATGTATTGAATATTGATATGGATCTCTTTCATATATCTGAGGATCTGGTCTTTAAATCTATTTACGATTTGGATGGCAAATCTAGACCTGTGAGTATGGTAATTGAAACACCTAAAAGATTCTCGCAACAGTCAACTACTCTATTGTTTCCAAATACTGGCTCAAACCCAACTTCAAAGGATTCGACAGATAGGTTGAGTAAATCGTTAGAGTCGATGGATTTTTTCAGTAATATTGGGAAAGTGTCAGaaacatttaaagaatCAGTTGTGCATGTAGTCTTAAAGTCATCTTCATTGGACAGAATATTTGATCTGTTAGTCCTTACTGCAAATGTTTTTTCTAAGTTAATAGATACCAAGGATTTGGAAAACTATTATTACAGAGAGATGCAAAGGCAACCCCGTAGCAATAACGGCGAGACAAACGAGCGGAATGCAGGTTTACTAGATTATGCATTTGTGAAGCTTACAATGGATTCAGAAACATTTACAGaaacatttttcaacacATATAAAAGTTTTACGACCACTGTAGATGTTTTAGCTAGCTTGGCAAAGAGATACATTGGTGCCAAGAGCTGTGCTTATTCCATTGAACAAATAGTGGACACTCATAGTGAAAATAAGAcgaataatgaatatacGTTAGGATCATCTCTTTTGGACAGCGAGTTTCCAGTTTGGGATAATAAAGTCCAAGATGATGCAAATATCAATCTAATATATATGGCTAAGATTCAAATTGGGGCAGCTGAGgccatttttcatttaataaagaatcattATGCTGATTTCACCGATGATCTAACATGCAATACGACTTTTTTGGATATCCTCAAGATTATGGAACAGGAAGTGACGATAGAATGGCCAACAAAGGTGTCAGAGTTGAAATCATCCACCGAGTCTTCCGAAGAGCAAATTGCAGAAATTGAGTTACACGTTAAAACTTTGTTGAATCTGTTTGAGGGGATCAAATCATCATATCAAAAGCAGGTGTACCGTCCGACAGGTGTAAGTAAAATCCAGAGAAAGGTTAtagatgaattgaaagcatttaataatatatctCTTACAGAATTCAGTAAAACATTGAAGAGCTCTGAGTTGAATGATTCAATGGTTGCTGActtccaaaaattgaaatataatgaCTACACTGGAATCATGGAATGGGTTTATCTTCTTGATAAGATAATTgcagaaaaattaaaactAGTGACCAAACATGAATGGTTTATCGTCATTCAGGAATTAGAGCTTGTCTCCCATAAATCTCTTGTTGCATTTTTCTCCTATCCATCCCATGTTACTTATAATAATCAGATGAAAGCTGgatctttccaattgaaaGACTTGGAAATTCAAAGTCTCTTCACGTGGATTTCGACTTTGACTTTGGACGGCGCAGATGCTAATGATGTATTGCTTATGGAAAAATTACCAAAATCGGTGCAACTCGTGATTAAGTTACACAACTCACTTTCAACTTTCTTTGTAACAGAAATTGCCAGTTTAGAAAAAACATATAGAGAGCGTTTACAAACATGTTCAACTATATTgcaaattttaaattatgCTCGTTGGAAAAATGGCTTTCTTGATTTATTCCAATCTACTCCTGCTGAGGAAAATGATTCGATATGTCCCCATATACcatcatttattgaaaCCGCTCTATCTGAAGCCATAATGACCCCAGAGTCCAGATACTTTGAGCATTCCTGGAAAATGGCGCATAGTATGCTCTGTGCACCTCATTCTAATCCAACCTTGAGAAATGTTACagaaatattggaaaacaTAGATGTCAAACATCTCAAATCATTTGTTGAGCTTGACAGCTCATTTCTTTCCACAAGAAAAAATCTCTCTCCATGTATAGGATGGTTTATTTCCAGACTTCAAGAAATATCACAATTTGTTCCTAATATGAGTATTAGTAATTCCAAGTTGATTAACTTTGATAAAAGAAGATTtactaataatataattGCGAATGTACTTGATTTGATACCGTATACTGACGGTAAAGATTTGGAAGttaattttggaaaatcattattcaataattacgaagatataaataaaagcTTCAGAAAGCATGCTAAGATCATCGCGGCTACAGAATccaaaatgataaaatatcaagagGTTGGACTATTTAATGAGCTTTTAGTACAGGAGGTTGAGAAAGTTAAAAGAGAACAAAGAAAACTTGAACTTCTTTGTATTCAAGAGCGTGACACCAAACATTCAGCTATTTTACAACAAGTAATCAATCGGAAGAACAGAGATTCAATCATAATCCCAAGTTCACAGAATAATTCACATTTGACAAACTCTTCGACAACATCACTAATATCACATTCGTCATCAACTTCATCGCATGTAGGTGCCACGTCAAATAGGAACAAGAGGGTATCAACCGCATCGCTGAATCCCAGGGCGTCAGTGGTACCTACTTCAAATCATAATGGTgttggaaagaaaattggtgGATTTTTCAGAAGACCATTTTCCATTGGAGGATTTAATTCATCTGGTTCAAACTACTCTTTAAATAACATCTTGCAACAAGAAGTTCAAAGCAACAAATCCATTGTACCTTCGCTCTTACCGGTTATAGAGTCCAATGGTTTACAGGATGTGAAGCCGGTCTTGAGCATTAAGAcgtttgaaattaaatcaattgtagaaataatgaatcacCGAAAGATTCCAGcgtattattattcatttaaGATAATAATGCAAGATGGATCGGACCATACTATTCAAGCAGTAAGTGCAACCGattcaaatgaatggaTCAAAATGATCAAAGCCTCCAAGAGGTACTCGTTTCAttctaagaaatttaaGGGGAAAACACACAATAAGATATTTGGAGTTCCATTAGAAGATGTCTGTGAACGTGAAGGAACTGTTATTCCCACCATTGTCGTGAAAATTTTAGAAGAGATCGAATTACGTGGCCTTGATGAAGTTGGTCTTTATAGAATTCCCGGATCTGTTGGGAGTATAAATGCTCTAAAGAATGCTTTCGATGAAGAGGGTGCTGTTAACAATACTTTTACTTTGGAAGATGACAGATGGTTCGAAGTGAACGCCATTGCTGGCTGTTTTAAAATGTATTTACGAGAGTTGCctgattctttattttctaatGAAAAGGTTAAAGACTTTACTAATTTAGCTCTGAGGTTTAAGGCAGGTGAATTAGATGTTGAGCAATACAGAGGCGAAATGACACAACTTCTAAATATGTTACCTGTCTGCTATTATCAAACTATGAAGAGGAttattcatcatttaaacAAGGTACACCAACACGTGAACAATAACAGGATGGATGCATCTAATCTTGCCATTGTATTTTCAATGAGTTTTATTGATCAAGAAGATTTGGCTAATAGTATGGGATCCACATTAGGTGCCATTCAGACAATCTTACAACACTTTATTAAGAATCCTGGtgatttctttatttaa
- the OXA1 gene encoding membrane insertase OXA1 (ancestral locus Anc_8.206) — translation MLLRSSVLRATSRVATTRSLLLRTSPLGVTTPWISKHAGIRYNSSDATSNITDIQTQLPSIDDLTTSTIDQTSHAIGELSQHVGYLQSIGLAQTWHWPADIIQHTLEYMHVYTGLPWWGTICATTILIRLLMFPLYVKSSDTMARNTHVKPELDKLNKELMASSDMSKSQSIALQRKKLMAKNGIKNRWLAAPMIQLPLAIGFFNALRHMANHPVDGFTNQGIAWFHDLTQADPYLGLQLITAAVLISFTRLGGETGAQQFSGPMKKFFTILPLVSIPATMNLSAAVVLYFAINGSFSVLQTVVLRNKWVRKKLAIADVAKPPVGLPKEPEKGIWQSLKDNMANAKDQAEKRRIMKEKEEKMHAIVKEQRENARIKIVRKTKFHK, via the exons ATGCTACTCAGATCCTCCGTTCTACGTGCCACTTCAAGAGTT GCGACTACTCGATCACTTCTGCTAAGAACCAGTCCACTTGGCGTCACTACTCCGTGGATCTCCAAACATGCAGGTATTCGTTATAATTCATCTGATGCTACAAGTAACATTACCGACATTCAAACACAATTGCCTTCCATAGATGACTTAACCACTTCGACAATAGATCAAACGTCCCATGCCATAGGTGAACTCTCTCAACATGTAGGTTACTTACAAAGTATTGGTTTAGCTCAAACCTGGCATTGGCCCGCGGATATCATTCAACACACTCTGGAATACATGCATGTCTATACCGGTCTTCCATGGTGGGGCACAATTTGTGCCACTACAATCTTAATACGTTTATTGATGTTCCCATTATATGTGAAATCTTCAGATACTATGGCAAGAAATACTCATGTGAAACCAGAGCTAGATAAgttaaataaagaattaatggCATCTTCTGACATGTCCAAGAGTCAGTCCATTGCCTTACAAAGGAAAAAACTGATGGCCAAGAACGGTATTAAGAACAGATGGTTGGCAGCACCCATGATTCAATTACCCCTAGCCATCGGGTTTTTCAATGCCCTAAGACATATGGCAAATCATCCTGTAGATGGGTTTACTAATCAAGGTATTGCCTGGTTCCATGACTTAACTCAAGCTGATCCATACTTAGGTTTACAGCTAATCACCGCTGCTGTATTAATATCCTTTACCAGATTGGGGGGTGAAACTGGGGCTCAACAATTCAGTGGACctatgaagaaattttttaCCATTTTACCATTGGTTTCCATTCCTGCTACAATGAATTTATCTGCTGCAGTGGTCTTGTATTTTGCCATAAATGGTAGTTTTTCGGTGTTACAAACTGTGGTACTAAGAAATAAATGGGTTAGAAAGAAACTAGCAATTGCTGATGTCGCAAAGCCACCCGTTGGATTACCAAAGGAACCAGAAAAGGGTATTTGGCAATCATTAAAGGATAATATGGCCAATGCAAAAGATCAAGctgaaaagagaagaattatGAAGGAAAAGGAGGAGAAAATGCATGCCATAGTCAAAgaacaaagagaaaatgCTAGAATTAAAATTGTCCGTAAGACCAAATTTCATAAATGA